A part of Rattus rattus isolate New Zealand chromosome 6, Rrattus_CSIRO_v1, whole genome shotgun sequence genomic DNA contains:
- the LOC116902960 gene encoding zinc finger matrin-type protein 1-like, whose translation MEECQTDDSFQRELEDFIRKQKARGLHPNVSFRKMAEDSVHQKRDGVNPGDTQLGLPFWFRNYSRSSPSYKRLTVENQVPYCRQRLESLKDCRKIQPVGPDRKERTRHQEEGGATTQEPGVPKGRLYKGRARGLCSEDSLGRRKASAEPGGTQKSKYRKENHHNGKDSTKGRHRSHQKKKGPEERDLWDEAILGSRY comes from the coding sequence ATGGAAGAGTGTCAGACTGATGACTCTTTTCAACGTGAACTTGAAGACTTCATTAGAAAGCAGAAAGCGAGAGGATTACATCCAAATGTCTCCTTCAGAAAGATGGCAGAGGATTCTGTTCACCAAAAGAGAGATGGTGTCAACCCTGGAGATACACAGCTGGGGTTACCATTCTGGTTCAGAAACTACTCCAGATCCTCTCCTTCCTATAAAAGGCTGACCGTGGAAAACCAGGTACCTTACTGCAGACAAAGACTGGAATCTCTAAAGGATTGTCGGAAAATCCAGCCAGTCGGTccagacagaaaggagaggacaAGGCACCAAGAGGAAGGGGGAGCCACCACTCAGGAGCCAGGGGTGCCCAAGGGGAGACTCTACAAGGGGAGAGCGAGGGGTCTGTGCAGCGAGGACAGCCTCGGCAGAAGGAAGGCCTCAGCAGAGCCAGGGGGTACGCAGAAGTCTAAATACAGAAAGGAGAACCACCATAATGGGAAAGACTCCACCAAAGGCAGACACCGGTCCCACCAGAAGAAGAAGGGGCCAGAGGAGAGGGATTTGTGGGATGAAGCTATCTTGGGCAGTCGCTACTGA